aaatcgtttgagttgttttgttGCTTTACCAATTCATTTTAAAACGTAgcagcacacacacgcagacacacacacacacacacacacacacacaaacacacacacacactcacacacacacacacacacacacacacacacacacacacacacacacacacacacacacacacacactcacacacacacgctttctcTCCTTTTAATTTTATAAATTGGTGTTTTCATAGTTCAAGGCTTACACCATTCATCTGGATTAGCTACTCGTTCAGATGTACATAATTGTGTTATTTTTGACATTCATATGGTAGGTGTTTGCTTAATACCTTTTCTCACATGGTAATATTTTCCAACAGGTACCATACATGTTTCATGCAATTCTTAACCGAGCATAACGCCTTTGTCTTTGAAGTGACTCGAGAAAGAATttaacacagtcattttatgTTTACAGGAGCCTATTACTATGATTTAACCGAGCCAAACAAAACATACGAACAAACAATTTTGGATCTGAAAGAATACACCGACTCCATACAAGTTCCCTTCAGGTGAagaatgtttattgttttttgaCAGCTTCCCATGAATATCATGGAACATTGAAACATACATTTAAATTTCTTCCCTAACTAGGACATTCATTTTTTCAAAACAGACTGTGTAGCAAGTCACATAGGCTGAAAGCAGTTAACTGGCGTGCGCAAATGCCAGTCAATAtcaattaaaaagaaaaaacttgactaaatataaaaaaagaaaaaaagtatattTGTATTGAGATCATTCATAAGAATAAAAAGGGTACACAGCTCAAAATATTCGAAAGCGGTCAGAGCGAAAATCAAAATAATATTATTCAAAAACGAAGCAAGAGCCGTTCTAGCTTGTTGTTGATTCCGAAATGACACTCACATAAAGTACAAAATTAATGTGTGACAGATTACATCAATGCTAAAATCACGTTAGTGTCCTGTTTAACAAGAAGCTTTCTCTCAGATTTTCTCTCTCTGCTGGCTTGTCAAATGTTAGCAATTGATGTGTGCTCTGTTTTGATGACTCTTGCCAGATACATTCAGTACGACGCCTGGTTCTATTACCGAGGTCAGCTGGGAGGGACTGTGCTGTGGAAAGCCAGGCCGGACATTGCTCCCCATGGTTTACAGTGAGTAGATTCCCTTTACCTTACACCAGGGATCGTGGTAACCGGATATTTCTGGTAAAAAATCAAATACTGGAAATAAAATCGACAACTGGTCATACGTACTGAATGATTTTTTGTTTGCCTTCCATGCGGAAGGtctcgggttcgaatcccggtcgcgcctGTTGGcctaagagtggagattttttcgatctcccaggtcgacTTATGTGccgacctgctagtgacttatctccCTTAgtgcgtacacgcaagcacaagaccaagatacgcacggacaagatcctgtaatccatatcagagttcggtgggttataaaaacacaaaaatacccatcatGCTTCCCCCggaagcggcgtatggctgcctaaatgcggggtaaaaacggccatacacgtaaaaacccacttgtacaaagaacacgagtgtacgtttGAGTTTTAGCCCGtggacgcagaagaagaagaagaataagagtCCCCACCCGAATCCGCACCAACCCCATGTTTTGTGTTGTCTACAATCAGAAAAATGTCTGTAATTTAGGATATTTTTGGTCAAGTAAAATAACTTTtcgcttgaaaaaaaaaaaaaaaaaaaaaaaaaaaaaaaagagtcctGGTTGTTCAAATGTGTAACATAGTGGTTCACATCACGGGCACTTCAAACTTGCGTCTgtcttaaaggccaacatccaaaagaatttttctcctggagcgacctaaacttgaacccgtcgctcttcttgcatgtctgtttacttcgtgttgcacgcaaaaattgcgcTACTTCCTttccgcgtggattgacgaagctgccttctcgtgactgaaaacactgcagtgcgtgcagttttattctgtgggttcgacagatcggtccagtagtttggtctcaatcgctctacacacacgcacacacacacacacacacacatacacatacgcacacacacacacacacacacacacatacacacactggcacacacacacacacacgcacagacacactcacacacacacaggcacacactagcacacacacacacacacacgcacacacacacacacccgctcggctttttgtcccctctgcctcactgatttggttttgtgtttatttcgtcattattttgttagtaaatagtgaacattgcttcaatgccgaagcaaaaaacatcattattggttgtaatttgctaccaattttaaaacccgactatcgtattacatagtaattttgacagcagttcaaatgtgtacatttaccagttccattcagcagactttcaggtctttgtgactgatttctggccaggaattcatcacgctttctgttgttcattcgtttcctgtgacattgatcagcaaaccagcaaagtgtgtgtgtgtgtgtgtgtgtgtgtgtgtgtgtgtgcctttggttatatcggtttttgttgttgttgatgagtacgtaacaaaatgtagtcagtataattatatacgtttgcaccatacctcatctcccgtgaaatatcaacagagttcgaagtttcagtttgtcaatctgtatagtatgatttgttttcaaatacgttttgtctttctttccttgtcctggtttgtttacagatcatcgtcatttttttaatctcggaagatctaactagtgttctgagcatcgcctaagtagacatcaacaagcatgtacatacttgaatgatcttgccgttgtctatcttttgcgatatcatgtccatttccacatcgcaacattattgaatatttgtaccagtttcaatttgtctgattcaaactagatgttgaatgacacagaaataaaacgatttcttcgtgaacttcaatttaataattatatcaggtgtacgatacatctacacagttgtgtgtgtgtgtgtgtgtgtgtgtgtgtgtgtgtgtgtgtacgtgtgtgtgtgtatgtgtgtgtgtgtgtgtatgtgtgtgtgtgtgtgtgtgtgtgtgtgtgtgtgtgttcttgaacataactacacccatgtgtttatgagttaca
The DNA window shown above is from Littorina saxatilis isolate snail1 unplaced genomic scaffold, US_GU_Lsax_2.0 scaffold_3045, whole genome shotgun sequence and carries:
- the LOC138956090 gene encoding uncharacterized protein → AYYYDLTEPNKTYEQTILDLKEYTDSIQVPFRYIQYDAWFYYRGQLGGTVLWKARPDIAPHGLQYIFNQTQWPVAAHNMYWSAKTPYAKENGGKYNFIVESEKAIPQDLVSVQAVSF